GTGCCCATCACCTGGCCGGTAGCGGTCAGCGGCACCTGGTCGGCGAGGCGGGCAATGCCGAAGTCGGTGATCTTGACCCGGCCGTCGGGCAGGATCAGCAGGTTGCCGGGCTTGACGTCGCGGTGGACCAGTCCCTGCTTGTGGGCTGCAGCCAGCGCGGTGGCGGTCTGCCCAATAATGGAGAGGGCGCGGTCCGGCGGGAGGCTCTTGTCGCGTTCGATGATGGAGGAAAGCGGCAGGCCGGGCACCAGCTCCATGACCAGGTACGCCGAACCTTCCTCTTCGCCGTAGTCAAAGACATTGGCGATGCCCTCGTGGTTCAGGAGGGCAGTGTGGCGCGCCTCGGCCCGGAACCGGTTGAGGAACCCGGGGTCGCCGGTGTACTCCTCCTTGAGGATCTTAATGGCAACAATGCGGCCCAGGACCAGGTCCCGTGCCTTCCAGACTTCACCCATACCGCCAATGGCAATACGGTCGGTGAGCTGGAATCTGCCGCCTAAGGTGATTCCCGATGTAGGCCTCACTTATTCAACACCGCCTCTAGGAGTTTCTGCGCGCTTGGAGTGGTCAATTGGGCTCCGGTGGTCAGTTCCACGTCTTCCATGACGACGGAAATGACCACTTCGGGGTTGTCAGCGGGTGCGAAGCCGGTGAACCAGGCATTATCGCCACGGCCCTCCACTTCCGCCGTGCCGGTTTTGCCGGCCACCTTCACGCCGGGAATCTGCGCTGCGGACGCGGTGCCGTTGTCCACGACGCCAACCATCCAATCGGTGAGCTGACGGGCGGTTTCCGGGCTCACTGAAGTGTTCAGGACCTCGGGTTCCGGCTCGTCGATGATGGACAGATCGGCGGCCCGGACGTTGCGGATGAGATTGGGGGTCATCTGCACGCCGTTGTTGGCTATGGCCGCGGACATCATGGCGATTTGAAGCGGCGTGGCCGTGACGCTGTACTGCCCGATCGATGCCTGGGCCAGCTGCGCCTGGTCCAGTTCCGTGGGGAAGCCGCTGGCTACCACCCGGTCGATACCGCGCTCGGGGAGGTGCAGGGCGGTGTTCCAGCCGAACTTCTCCGCCTGGGTCACGATCGCCTCTTCACCGAGGTCCCAGGCAATCTGGGCAAAAACGGTGTTGCAGGACTGTTCCAGGGCAAACCCGATGGTGGCCTCGGAGCGGGTGCCGCAGTTTCCGTTCGTGTAGTTCGGCAGGGAAATGTTCGTGCCTGGAAGGGGAAGGGCCGAGGGATTGTCGATCTGTGAATCAGCGTTGAAGTCACCCGACTCCAGCGCTGCGGCGGCATCTACGAGCTTGAAAACCGAGCCGGGTGCCAGCAGCGATTCGGTGGCGGCATTGGTGTAGGGGGACAAGCCTTCCACCGTGAGCAGCTCCTGCATGTTCTGCTCCACGACCTTGGTGTCGTGGCCGGCCAGGAGGTTGGTGTCATAGCTGGGCTTGGAAACCATGGCCAGGATATTCCCGGTCTTCGGCTCCATCATGACGATGGAGCCCTTCTGCCCTTCAGGAATGAGGTCATAGGCCAGGCGCTGCAGTTCGGGATCGATTGTCAGCTCAACAGAGGCACCCTGGGGCTGGTTTCCGGAAACGAGCTGCACCAGGCGGTCGTAGAACTGCTGGTCACTGGTTCCGGTCAGTTCCTTGTCCATAACCCGCTCCAGCTGCGTGACGCCGCTGACCAGGGAGAAGTACCCGGTGAGCTGCGAATACAGTTCCGGCTCGTAGTACACGCGCTGGAAGTTGAACTGGTCGCCCGAAGGCACCGATTCCGCGATCGGCGCCCCGTCCACCAGAATTGAGCCGCGGTTCTGGCCGAAGTTCTTATAGATCGTACGGTTGTTGTTCGGGTTCGCGTTGAGTTCTTCGGCTGCAAAGAACTGGACGTAGGTTAGTGAACCGAGAATGAGGACAAACATGGACAGGGCCACGATCCAGCTGTTCCGGATGGCTTGATTCATGAGCCGCTTGCCTCCTTTTTCCTCAGTGAGCGTTTGCGCGGGGCCGGCTCTGCACCGGCATCCTGCATGGCTGGAACCATGGGACCGCGCATCGGGCCCATCGCGGCCGGGCGCCGGGCGGCCTCGGAGATCAGCAGCAGCAGGGCAACAATGATCCAGTTGGCCAGCAGCGAGGAGCCGCCGGCGGACATGAACGGCGTGGTCAGCCCGGTCAGCGGGATCAGGCGGGTCACGCCGCCGATCACCACGAAGCACTGCAGCGCGATGGTGAAGGACAATCCGCAGGCCAGCAGTTTGCCGAACCCGTCACGGGTCCCCAGGGCTGCACGGAATCCGCGGGAGACCAGGAGCACGTACAGCAGCACGATGGCGAAGATGCCGATGAGGCCGAGTTCTTCGCCCAGGGCGGCAATGATCATGTCTGAATTGGCGTAGATGACCAGATCAGGCCGGCCCTGTCCCAGTCCGGTTCCGGCGAGTCCGCCGCTGGCCAGGCCAAACAGGCCCTGGACCACCTGCCAGCTGCCGCCCGGACGGTCGATAACCTCCGGGTCGAAGGCGTTGATCCAGCCGTCGATCCGCAGTGCGACGTGGCTGAAGAGCTGCATGGCAACAAGGCCGCCTGCGGTGAGCAGGGCAACACCGATGAGGACCCAGCTGACGCGGCTCGTGGCCACGTAGATCATCGCCATGAAAAGGCCGAAGAACAGGATGGAGGACCCCAGATCGCGCTGCAGGACCAGCACTCCGATGCTGACGAGCCAGGCCGCGATCATGGGGCCAAGGTCCTTGAACCGGGGCAGCTGCAGCGGGCCTACCTTTCGGCCGGCCAGCAGGATGAGGTCGCGGTTGGTGGATAGATACCCGGCAAAGAATATAGCGAGGGTGATTTTAGCGATTTCTCCGGGCTGGAATGTTCCGGAGCCAACCTGGATCCAAATGCGCGCGCCGTTGAGTTCCAGTCCGATGGGTGTCAGAGGCAGGAGCAGGAGGATGGCGCTGACGATCAGTGAAATATAGGTGTACCGGCGAAGGATCCGGTGGTCCTTGATGACAAAGAACACGGCGATTGCCGCGGCGACGGCGACGGCGCTCCAGAGCAGCTGCCGGTCAGCGGCGGTCTCGTTGTTCGCGATGTCCAGGCGGTGGATCATGGCGAGGCCGATTCCGTTGAGCGCCGTGACGATCGGAAGTATTACCGGGTCGGCATATTTAGCACGGATCCGGAGGACTATGTGGAAGGCAAGAACCAGTCCCACGAGGGTGGCTCCCTGGGTCCAGAAATCCGAGTCGAAGGCACGGTCCTGGTCCAGGCCAACCACCATGTTGGCGCCAACGCCCACAAGGAGGGCAAGGAGCAGCAGTAGGGCCTCGATGTTGCGCCGGGGTTTGGGCACTGTCAGCACATCAGACATTACTTCCGCCCTCCGCAGTTGTCGGGATCGGCAGCGGACTGGGCGGCCGCGGTGGATCCGGCGGACGCCGTGGGGCTGGGAACGGGACTGGCGGTGGCCTTCACCGGTGTAGCAGGAGCGGAGGGGCCGCAGCTGTTGATGCGCGCGGTGCCCCGGAGGTCTTCAACAATTTGCTCGGCATGCAGCAGGTCCTTGGCGGGAATGGTGCCCTCAACCCGGTTGCGCTGGTATTCCGGCAGGCTGTCCAGGGGGATGTCGGTCTGCTCTGTGACGGAGGAAAGCTTGATGGGGCCAAGGGACTGGGAGACGCCGTTGTAAATAGCGACGTTGCTGTCACTGGAACCCACGTAGTAGCGGGTTTGGGTCCAGGTGTAGCCAACCCAGAGAACAGCCGCGAGCAGAACCGCCAGCAGGGCAAGGAACGCCGGGACAATCCAGCGGCGCTTCGGCGCCGCTTCGGGTTGCTCAGGGGCGGCCGGCTCTGACCCGGGGGGCGCCTTGTGGGTCAGCAGACGGGCTGCACGGCGCTCGGCAGAGCGCTTGGTGACAATCGGGATCTGGCCGGTCTCGGTGGCAAGGGATGCTGCACCCACCAGAATGTGGGGACGTGAGGAAAGGTCCTGGCGGATCAGCTCCGCCCGGGCGGGTTCGTCGTCGTCTGCCTCCGAGTCTCCCGGATCCCGTTCCGTCAAGGCAACAGCGGGCGATTCAGTGCCTGCGGCGCCTGGTGCGGAGACGGGCACATCCGCCGCCGGGGAATCATCCGGAACTTCTTCGATTTCCAGGACGGCAACCGTCACGTTGTCAGGTGAGCCTCCGGAGAGGGTGAGCTCAACCAGGGTGTCGACGCAGCGCTGGAGGTCGCTGGTGCCCCGCAGGACGTTCTCTATGTCGGAGTCCCTCAGGACCGCGGTCAGCCCGTCGGAGCACAGGAGCCATTTTTCGCCCGGCTCCACTTCAAAGGTGGCCAGATCAAGTTCGGGACTGGCATCCACGTCGCCCAGAACGCGCATCAGGACATTCTTGTGGGGGTGGACTTCGGCTTCTTCGGGTCGAAGGCGGCCCTCGTCGATCAGCCGCTGGACAAAAGTATGGTCAATGCTGATCTGCTCAAAAACACCGTCTTTGAGGCGGTAGGCGCGTGAATCGCCGATGTGGGCGAAGGCAAACCTGTTCCCGTGGAGCAGGAGTGCGGTCACCGTTGTTCCCATGCCGGACAGCTGCGGGCTGGTGGTCACCAGTTCCGAGAGCAGCGAATTCGCCGCCTGAATCTCGTCTGCGAGCACGGTGAGGGGTTCGTCGTCGTGCGCTCCGCGGTCCAGGTGCACCAGATCCAGGACGGTGGAAGCGGAAGCGACGTTGCCGCCGGCATGGCCGCCCATGCCGTCGGCAACAACGGCAAGATAGCGGCCGACATAGGCGGAATCGTCATTCTTCAGACGAACCATGCCCACATCGGACCGTGCTGCGTATTTGAGGACCAGAGCCACGGTTAGGGCCTCAACTCAAGGACCGTCTTACCGATGCGGATAGGAACCCCGGGTTCCACCGGCAGGGCGCGCGTGAGCTGGCTGCCGCCCAGGAAGGTGCCGTTGGTGGATCCAAGATCTTCAATAAACCAGCGGCTTCCCTGGGGGAACAGGCGGGCGTGCCGGCCTGAGGCATAGTCGTCTTCGAGCACGAGCGTTGCTTCCTGCGCGCGGCCCAGAAGAATGGGGCTTGAGGCCAGCTCCAGGGTGGTGCCGCGCAGGGGACCTTCCGTCACGAAAACCTGACGTGCGGGGAGTTTTGCCGGGGCGGGGACCTGCTTCTCCAATTCGGGATTCTTGCGGATCTGCCGGGCAGTGGGTGTGCCGGTGCGGTTGCGGCTTCCCACCACCAAATCACGCCGGATGGCACCGACAACACTGATCACCATGAGCCACAGCAGGAGCAGGAACCCGTACCGGAGCAGGGTCAAAACCAAACTACCGTCCACTAACGTCCTCCGGTCCGAACAGGAAGGAGGCGGAAGGTGATGCGGGTGCGGCCCATCGCGATCGTTGAACCATCCGTGAGATCTGCTTCCCCTTGTACTTTTTGGCCGTTGACGAAGCTTCCGTTTGTGGAGCCAAGGTCGATGGCGCGGCTAACACCGTTTTCGGTGCGGATTTCAAGATGCCGGCGGGATACGCCGGTGTCATCAACGAGGATATCGGCTTCGGAGGAGCGTCCGAGCACCACGGACGGAGCATTGAGTGAATACCGCTGCCCGTCGATGTCCAGGACCGGCTGCATGCGGGCGGGTGTCTGGCGCGGGGCGGGCGGGGCCGGCTGACGCGGTGCAGGACTGCCCGCCTTTTCTGTGGCGGAGTCAACCTCCAGCACTCCGGCTTTCAGCGATGAATCGCGGGTGAAGGACACCCGCACCGGACCCTGAAGGGTGTACGACTGGCTCCTGGCGTGCTTAATGACCACATCGCACAGCTCCTCGGCCAGCGGGGCCCCCCACTCCTGGGCACGCTGGAAGTCTGCATCGGACAGGCGGGCAGTGAAGACATTAGGTGCCAGTGTTCGTCCCTGCCCCACGGTGAAGGAACGCTCATCAAGTTCGCGCCGCAGGGCGATGGCCAGCTCAAGGGGTTCCACCCGGCCTGAAGACCCTGTGGAGAAGGCACCTCGTACAACTTTTTCGATGCCGCGTTCAACGTTATCGAGTAAGCCCATGTTCGCCTCCTTCCCTATCCTCTGTCCGGACTGTCCGGTTGAATCCGGAGCGTCTCCAAGGCAGGCCAAGGATACAAAGCTCCTCTTCGATACTACTCATCTCTCCCAACAAACAACGTAACGGCTTCACGACGGTTCCCCTGCGGCGAAACGGCCGGGATCTCTGGGGCGGAGGGCTCCTGCCCGTCCGGATCCACGGCTGCTGGGGCCGCAAAATCCGCGTCACGGCGGGGAACTTGGCGTCCCCGGACGGCCGTTTAGGTGTTTGGGGAAATTGTGGGTATGCTTGATTCTGCTGTTCCCGAGGAATTGAGACGCAGAAGGTCGTGAGACTGAATGCACACTCACCGAGGGAAACCATTTTTGCGCGAGTGGCGGAACGGCAGACGCGCTGGCTTCAGGTGCCAGTGTCCGAAAGGGCGTGGGGGTTCAAATCCCCCCTCGCGCACAAACAGAATCACCCCGGTTGAAGAAACCGGGGTGATTTTTTTATGTCCTGGTCCGTGTGCTGTTCCCCGGGCCGGGGGGAGCAGCACACGGACAGGACGCTGGCAGTTAGCCCTGTTTGTTGGCCTGCTGTGCGGCCTGCTCTGCCTTCCTGGCCTTCTTGGCTTCTGCTTCCTTAACGCGCTTGGCTTCGTCGCGGACAGCCGCGAAGCTCGCCCTTTCCTGGACCAGCCATGCCGGCGGTGCGGCCAGCAGTGCGGTGATCTCAGCAGTGGTCAGCGCATCGGTGATGCCCGACCGGGTGAGGCCGCTGATAGAGATGTTGAGTTTCTGGGCCACCACGGGACGGGGATGGGGACCGTTGCGGCGAAGATCAACGAGCCACTGCGGCGGATTGGCCTGGAGCTCGTCGAACTGGGCGCGGGAGATGGGCCCGTCCTGGAACTCCTGCGGCGCTGCGGGCAGATAGATGCCCAGTTTCTTGGCTGCCGTGGCAGGTTTCATGGATTGGGATTTCTCGGAAGTCATCTTTCAAGGATATCCGCCGCAGGCCCGGTCCCGGGTGCACGGGAAGTTCACGGGGGAGTGCAGCCTGCGGCGGAAAGAAGGAGGACCAGGCTGGGCTAACCTGAAAAGGTGCCTGAAGATGCTTACCCCCGCCAAACCCGCCCGGCTCGTCCGCTGACTGTGGCCTACGTGCCCGGTGTGACGCCCGGAAAATGGATTGGGCGGTGGACCGAGCGCCACGACCGTGAACTGGTCTCCTATCAATGCGGTGAGGACACGGTCTTTGACGAACTGCGCGCCGGTGAAGCGGATGTGGTGTTTGTGCGGGTACCGGAGCAGGGGTTTGTCCGGCCCGCGGACCTGAGCGTGATTGCCCTTTACGAGGAGCGGCCGGTGGTGGCTGCGGCGAAGGATTCGGCCGTTGCTGCCTTTGATGAGCTGGATCTGGCAGATCTGGCCGGTGAGAACCTGCTGGACCTGCGGGATATGGGGAGCACCGACGTCGGAATGGAAGTAGTGGCCTCGGGTGCCGGCCTTTTGATCCTGCCGATGTCCGTTGCGAAGCTGTATTCGCGCCGCGACGTTGTTGCGCGGCCGCTCAGCGGCGTCCCGGCCACGAAGATTGCCGTTGCGTGGCTTGAAGATGCCCAAGATCCCGGTATTGAGGAGTTTGTAGGGATTGTTCGCGGGCGCACGGCGAACAGCTCACGCCAGCCCTCAGTCCAGGAAGAGCAAAAAACCACCGCCCGGCAGCGCACCAAGGAACGGCAGAGCCGGAGCGGGGAGAAGCCGGGGTCCGGCGGGAAACCGGCGTCGAAGTCTGCCGGACGCACCGGCGCCAAGGGCGGAGCCGCGGCCAGGGGCGGCACGGCGAAGAAGGGCAGCGGCACCAAGGGCGGCCGGACGCGCCGGAGCCGCTAGGGGAAACCGGTACCTGTTTTTGGTTTCTGCCGCTCCGGCGGCAACGCCGGGAGTATTCTTTCGCCCATGCGCGTAAAGATGAGCAGTATCCACGTGATTGATCCGGCCGCCGCTTTTGACTTCTACACCGGCACCCTGGGCTTTGAGCCGCTGATGGTGCTGCCGGAGTACAACCTCTTCATCGTCCAGGCGCCTAATATTCCTGACGGGCCCGGTCTGCTTCTGGAGCCCAGTGACCATCCCGTCGCTGAGGCCTACCGCACCGGCGTCTACGGCATGGGACTGCCCGCGGTGGTGCTGGGCGTTGATGATGTCCAAGCCGAAATGGAGCGCCTCAGTGCATTGGGAGTCCGGTTCACCGGGCCTCCGTCCACGGATGCCATGGGAACCCAGGCCGTGTTCGACGACGGCTGCGGAAACTATATTCAACTCCACCAGGATTAGCCCGGACCGCACCCCGGCGCTCAGGCCGTTAGTGCTCACCCAGCCGCGGCCTGAGCCGGGATTCCTCCAGATCCAGCAGCCGCTGGGCATCAGCGAGGGTACGCGAGGGGAAATGTCCCTCCCGGCGGGCCTGCAGCAGCGCGTTCCGCTCCGCGTCTACAACGGCACGGCGAAGTTCACGGTACTGCAGCTGGGGGGTGGGTGAAGTGCCGATGCCCAGCGCCTTGACGCGTTCCCACGCGAGTTCGCTGCGCAGGAAGGTGCTCTGGCGCACCCGTTCCACCACGTCCGGGTCCACGTCTGTATCCTGGTCCAGGCACTTGGCCGGGTCTTCCAGAACCTTAAGGCCCGCGTCGCTGATCTGGTCCAGCAATGTGGCCAGATCCCGCTGGTCCTCCGCGGCGTTGCGTCCGCGGACACCCAGCATTTGGATAACCCAGGGCAGGGTCCCGCCCTGCAGCAGCAGGGTCACCACGGCCACCGTGAAGGCGATGAGGACTAGCTGTTCCCGATAGGGAGTGGCTTCCGGCAGGGACTGCGCGGCGGCCAGAGTTACTACTCCGCGCATTCCGGACCAGCCGATGACGACGCCGCCGCGCCAGTCCAGTCCTTCGCTGCGGAGTTGGGCGATGTCCGCCTGGCGCCTTCGGTACAGTTCTTCGCCGCGGGTATGGCGGCGCTGGGTGCGGGCGTCGGCCAGTCCTCTTGCCGACATTCTGTCCAGTGCCGTCCGGAAGCGGCTGGTGCGGCGCTCCTGATATCCGACCTTGGCGCGCAGGAACAGGATGAGGGGGCCCATCCACGCGAAGCGAATCACGATCAGCAGCGCGGTGACAGCCAAGCCGATCATTACCGCTTCCCGGACGGTCAGCAGCGCGGGATCGACGTTTTCAACCAGAAAGCGGATCTCGAGTCCCATCAGCAGGAAAACGCCGTTTTCCAGCAGGAACTGGACCGTGTGCCAATTGACGCTGTCATTGATCCGGGCCTGTGCGCTGAAAGCCGCTCCCGCGCGGTGGCCCGTGTACAGCCCGGCCACCACCACGGCCAGAACGCCGGAAGCGCCGAGCTCCTCCGCGGGAATGAAGGCAAGGAAAGGAACCACAAAGGAAATAGCGGTGTCCAGCACGGGATCATGGAGCTTGGAACGGATGAACACCGTAACGAATCCCACCAGCAGGCCCACGACGACGGCGGCCACCACGGCAAAGCCAAAGTCCGCGACACCGTCCCAGACGCTGGCCAAGCCACCGGCGCTGGCCGCGATAGCGGAGCGCAGCAGAACCAGCGCGGTGGCGTCATTGACCAGTCCCTCGCCTTCCAAAACCGTTACCAGCCGCGGCGGCAGGCCGAGTTTCTTGCCGATTGAAGTGGCGGCTACGGCGTCCGGCGGACTTACCACGGCACCCAGCGCGACGGCGGCGGCGAAGTTCAGATTCGGCAGCAGAATGTACAGCAGCAACCCTGTTGCGAAGGCGGAGAACAGGACCAAAAACACCGACAGGCTGGAAATGGCACCGAAGTTGCGCCGGAAATCCACCACCGGAACGTTGACCGCTGCCGCATAGAGCAGCGGGGGCAGCACACCCATCAGGATGACGTCATGCGGCACCGTAAACGTGGGCAGCCCCGGCAGATAGGACAGTCCCAGCCCGACCACCACCAGGATCAAGGGCGCGGCAATGCCCAGGCGCTTGGAGAAGGCGGCGACAGTGACTATGAGAGCCACGCCGATGACAGCTAACAGGGCTAGTTCCACAACCTCCATTATCGTTCACAGGAGCGAACTATTCTAACGGCAGGCTGTTGGCCCGGTCCGGTGTTTTACCCAGATGCCCACTGGGCCAGGGCAAAGAAAGCGGCGTGGACCACTCCGTACATGGCGTACACGGTCACCGGAACCATCAGGGCCCATTCCCGCCAGGACCCGGCGGCGCCGATCAGGGGCAGTGACATGCAGCCGCTGCTCCGCCAGAGCTTGTTGAGCACGGGGATGCCGGCCAGAGAGCGTGGGCGCTTGATCCGCAGCGGCCACAGAATCATGACACCCTGATGGGTCAGCAGGTCCCCGAGGATGTGCACGGCGACACCCAGTCCGACGGCGACGGGCAGCCAGTCATTGTTTTCCGGCGCGTAGACGGCAATGAAGGCGGACAAGGACAGTGCCAGCAGCCAGCTGCGGGCAGGACCGCCAGCAATTTTTAGCGCTTTCAGGGCAAAGCCCATGAGCAGCACCGACAGCAGGCCCGCACCCACCGCCACCGAACCGAACAACGGCACGTCGGCCGTGACCTTGCCCAGCGCGGTGGACAGGGCCACGAACACGGCAAGGCCCAGCAGGGAGTGCGTGCCGCGCCGGTGCCCGCCGCTGACCTGTTCAGTGATCCGGGCCAGGATCTTCGTGACCGGCGGCAGGGAATGGGCAATGGTTCCGCTGTGGTGATCCAAATCCGGAAGCAGGGCGGCACCGGCGGTAAGCAGTGCGCCGGTGACCACGCCCAGCGGCGTAACCGGATACCAGCCGAGGGCGTGCGGTGCGGTTGAAGCGACGGCAATCCAGGCTGCGGCGCCTGATGCTGCGTGATGACCACCCATCATGGTGCGTGGGGTCCTTCCCTAGGGCGGTGTGAAGCACCGAAAACTTTCGTAACTTCTCATGTTTTCATGCACCACTGACACTCCAGGCACAGGGGCATCAAGAGCCCCCGGGGAACGACGACGGCGGGGCACCCGCGAAGGTGCCCCGCCGTCGTCGTTTCGCCGGTTAGGCCAGCGAAGCCAGTCCGAAGGCCAGCGCTGCCAGGGCGAAGCCCATGACGCCGATCAGCGTTTCCAGCACGGTCCACGTCTTCAGTGTGGTTTTCACATCCATGCCCATGAAGCGCCCCACCAGCCAGAAACCGGAGTCGTTGACGTGGCTGACCACCACGGAGCCGGCGGCAACGGCCACGACCATGGCCGCGGTCTGGACGGTGTTGTAGCCGGATTCCAGCACGCCGGGAGCAATCAGGGCGGCTGCAGTGGTCAGGGCGACCGTGGCCGAGCCCTGGGCGATGCGGAGGATTGCGGCGATAAGGAAGCCGGCCAGGATCAGCGGGACACCGAGGTCGCTGAGGACATCGCCCAGTGCGGCACCGATGCCGGAGGTGCGCAGGACGCCGCCGAACATGCCGCCGGCGCCGGTGATCAGGATGACCGAGCAGACCGGGCCCAGAGCGGACTCGAGTACCTTTTCGATGGCGGTCTTGGATTCGCCGCGCCGGGTGCCCAGGACCACGCAGGCCACGAGGAGGGAGATGAGCAGTGCCACCGGCGTTTCGCCCAGGGTGCGCAGGAACGCGAACCAGGACTGCTCGGCGGCTTCGGCGGAGACTACTCCGGCCGAGGCCAGGGTGTTCAGTCCGGTGTTCAGGAAGATAAGGATCAGGGGCAGCAGCAGCACGGCCACCACGGTGCCGAACTTCGGCGGGTTCTTGATCTCGTCGTCGTCGATCTCACCGAGCACGGCAGGCACCGGCAGGACGAACTTTTTGCCGGCCCAGAGGCCGAACAGGTAGGAGGTGAGGTACCAGGTGGGCAGGGCAATAATGAGGCCGAGGATCAGGACGGCGCCGATGTTGGCTTCAAAGAACCCGGAGGCGGTGACGGGGCCGGGGTGCGGGGGTACAAAGACGTGCATGACAGAGAAGGCGCCGGCTGCGGGCAGGCCGTAGCGGAGTACGCCGCCGCCGAGCCGCCGTGCCACCGAGAAGATCACGGGGAGCATGACCACAAGGCCGGCGTCAAAGAAGATCGGGAAGCCGAAAATCAGTGAGGCGACGCCCAGGGCAAAGGGAGCGCGTTTCTCGCCGAAGATCCGGATCATGGTGTCGGCCAGGACCTTGGCGCCGCCGCTGGTTTCCACCAGCCGGCCCAGCATGGCACCCAGACCCACGAGCAGGGCGACTGTGGCCAGTGTTGATCCGAAGCTGCCGGTCAGGACGGTGACAACGCTGCCGGTGGGGATTCCGGTGGCGAAAGCAGTCAGCAGGCTGACCAGGATCAGGGACACGAAGGCGTGCAGGCGCAGCTTCAGAATCAGGAACAGCAGCAGTGCAATGGCTCCGCCGGCGATCAGGAGGAGGGGGCCCGCACCGAGGGTTTGGGACCAGCCTTCAATTGTCATGGGTTTAGCTCCGTTACTAAATGAGTGACTGTTGGAAGTGGCTGCGGCGCAAATGTGCCGGAGCGGGGAGGGGGGGCGGGGTTAGTTCGCCGGCAGGTCAAGCCTGTCGAGGATGTCTGCGGCGATCTCTGCAGGTGAGTGGAGGATGTCGATGACAATCCCGGGTTCGTCCTCGGACAGCGGTTCCAGGGTGTTGATCTGGGAAGGCAGCAGCGATGCGGGCATGAAATGGCCGCTGCGGGTCTTCATCCGCTCACGCAGTACCTCGGCGTCGCCGTTGAGGTGGACAAAGTGCAGCTGTCCGGAAGCGGAGGCCAGGACGTCCCGGTACGCACGCTTCAGCGCGGAACAGGTGACGATGGTGGACCGTCCGTTTTCTGCCTGGGTGTCCATCCAGTTCCGGATGGAATCCAGCCAGGGCCAGCGGTCCTCATCGGTCAGGGGGGTGCCGGACGCCATCTTGGCAATGTTGGCTTCGGAATGGAATTCGTCCGCTTCAGCCGCAATCCAGCCCAAATGCTCCGAAAGGAGAGTGGAGATGGTGGTCTTGCCTGAACCGGACACACCCATAATGACCAGGTGCTGCGGGGCGGGGCTCATATTTCTCCTTGGACGCCGTTGTCGCCGGAAGCGGGCTGGCCCCCTCCGAAGTGATCTGCAGGACAAAGGTATCACCATATAAGTGATTGATAACACCAATGCTCACGTTAGGCTGGTTCAGCGCAGATTTCGGGTCACTGCCGTTGAAGGACACGCCTTATTGGCATTGCGGAACCCGGTTCGGAAAACCGAATCAACATTGCACGTTTGAAAGTCAGGGGAACAGCGTGGACACCAGGGAGCCTCCGCGGGCGGCGGCAGCGGTCCTGAACGGGGCCATAATCGATGCCATCGGAGCGGATGTCGTGGCCGGAACGCTTCAACCCGGAGACCGGCTGACCCTGGAGGGGCTGCAGGAGGAATTTGGTGTCTCGCGGACCGTGGTGCGGGACTGTATGCGGATCCTCGAGTCCATGAATCTGGTGTATTCCAAACGCCGCATTGGCATTGTGGTCCAAGACCCGTCCCACTGGAATGTTTTTGATTCGCGCATTATCCGCTGGCGTTTGAGCGGTCCGGGCAGGGACGGCCAGTTCCGGACACTGACGGAACTGCGGGTGGCGGTGGAGCCTATGGCGGCCGCCG
This genomic interval from Arthrobacter sunyaminii contains the following:
- a CDS encoding FhaA domain-containing protein — protein: MGLLDNVERGIEKVVRGAFSTGSSGRVEPLELAIALRRELDERSFTVGQGRTLAPNVFTARLSDADFQRAQEWGAPLAEELCDVVIKHARSQSYTLQGPVRVSFTRDSSLKAGVLEVDSATEKAGSPAPRQPAPPAPRQTPARMQPVLDIDGQRYSLNAPSVVLGRSSEADILVDDTGVSRRHLEIRTENGVSRAIDLGSTNGSFVNGQKVQGEADLTDGSTIAMGRTRITFRLLPVRTGGR
- a CDS encoding FHA domain-containing protein FhaB/FipA; amino-acid sequence: MVLTLLRYGFLLLLWLMVISVVGAIRRDLVVGSRNRTGTPTARQIRKNPELEKQVPAPAKLPARQVFVTEGPLRGTTLELASSPILLGRAQEATLVLEDDYASGRHARLFPQGSRWFIEDLGSTNGTFLGGSQLTRALPVEPGVPIRIGKTVLELRP
- a CDS encoding PP2C family protein-serine/threonine phosphatase translates to MVRLKNDDSAYVGRYLAVVADGMGGHAGGNVASASTVLDLVHLDRGAHDDEPLTVLADEIQAANSLLSELVTTSPQLSGMGTTVTALLLHGNRFAFAHIGDSRAYRLKDGVFEQISIDHTFVQRLIDEGRLRPEEAEVHPHKNVLMRVLGDVDASPELDLATFEVEPGEKWLLCSDGLTAVLRDSDIENVLRGTSDLQRCVDTLVELTLSGGSPDNVTVAVLEIEEVPDDSPAADVPVSAPGAAGTESPAVALTERDPGDSEADDDEPARAELIRQDLSSRPHILVGAASLATETGQIPIVTKRSAERRAARLLTHKAPPGSEPAAPEQPEAAPKRRWIVPAFLALLAVLLAAVLWVGYTWTQTRYYVGSSDSNVAIYNGVSQSLGPIKLSSVTEQTDIPLDSLPEYQRNRVEGTIPAKDLLHAEQIVEDLRGTARINSCGPSAPATPVKATASPVPSPTASAGSTAAAQSAADPDNCGGRK
- a CDS encoding peptidoglycan D,D-transpeptidase FtsI family protein; this encodes MNQAIRNSWIVALSMFVLILGSLTYVQFFAAEELNANPNNNRTIYKNFGQNRGSILVDGAPIAESVPSGDQFNFQRVYYEPELYSQLTGYFSLVSGVTQLERVMDKELTGTSDQQFYDRLVQLVSGNQPQGASVELTIDPELQRLAYDLIPEGQKGSIVMMEPKTGNILAMVSKPSYDTNLLAGHDTKVVEQNMQELLTVEGLSPYTNAATESLLAPGSVFKLVDAAAALESGDFNADSQIDNPSALPLPGTNISLPNYTNGNCGTRSEATIGFALEQSCNTVFAQIAWDLGEEAIVTQAEKFGWNTALHLPERGIDRVVASGFPTELDQAQLAQASIGQYSVTATPLQIAMMSAAIANNGVQMTPNLIRNVRAADLSIIDEPEPEVLNTSVSPETARQLTDWMVGVVDNGTASAAQIPGVKVAGKTGTAEVEGRGDNAWFTGFAPADNPEVVISVVMEDVELTTGAQLTTPSAQKLLEAVLNK
- a CDS encoding DUF5997 family protein gives rise to the protein MTSEKSQSMKPATAAKKLGIYLPAAPQEFQDGPISRAQFDELQANPPQWLVDLRRNGPHPRPVVAQKLNISISGLTRSGITDALTTAEITALLAAPPAWLVQERASFAAVRDEAKRVKEAEAKKARKAEQAAQQANKQG
- a CDS encoding FtsW/RodA/SpoVE family cell cycle protein, coding for MSDVLTVPKPRRNIEALLLLLALLVGVGANMVVGLDQDRAFDSDFWTQGATLVGLVLAFHIVLRIRAKYADPVILPIVTALNGIGLAMIHRLDIANNETAADRQLLWSAVAVAAAIAVFFVIKDHRILRRYTYISLIVSAILLLLPLTPIGLELNGARIWIQVGSGTFQPGEIAKITLAIFFAGYLSTNRDLILLAGRKVGPLQLPRFKDLGPMIAAWLVSIGVLVLQRDLGSSILFFGLFMAMIYVATSRVSWVLIGVALLTAGGLVAMQLFSHVALRIDGWINAFDPEVIDRPGGSWQVVQGLFGLASGGLAGTGLGQGRPDLVIYANSDMIIAALGEELGLIGIFAIVLLYVLLVSRGFRAALGTRDGFGKLLACGLSFTIALQCFVVIGGVTRLIPLTGLTTPFMSAGGSSLLANWIIVALLLLISEAARRPAAMGPMRGPMVPAMQDAGAEPAPRKRSLRKKEASGS